A window of Chloroflexota bacterium contains these coding sequences:
- a CDS encoding DCC1-like thiol-disulfide oxidoreductase family protein has translation MRRNPVVLYDGECAFCRVCARVLRRLDRRHRLDLLDFNRPEADALLESLPAAEHRTALHVADVDGTVRSSGPALRRALAEALGPAAERLLANAVVAPLVDAAYRIVAAQRHRLGWIERLMP, from the coding sequence GTGAGGAGGAATCCGGTCGTCCTCTATGACGGCGAGTGCGCCTTCTGCCGCGTCTGCGCCAGGGTCCTGCGGCGCCTCGACCGCCGCCACCGCCTTGATCTGCTGGACTTCAACCGGCCCGAGGCCGATGCCTTGTTGGAGTCGCTACCGGCCGCTGAACACCGCACCGCCCTGCACGTCGCGGACGTCGATGGCACGGTCCGCTCCTCCGGTCCGGCGCTGCGCCGGGCGCTGGCCGAGGCCCTGGGTCCAGCCGCGGAACGGCTGCTCGCCAACGCGGTCGTCGCGCCGCTGGTCGACGCCGCCTATCGGATCGTGGCCGCGCAACGTCACCGCCTCGGGTGGATCGAGCGACTGATGCCCTGA